One window of Trifolium pratense cultivar HEN17-A07 linkage group LG5, ARS_RC_1.1, whole genome shotgun sequence genomic DNA carries:
- the LOC123882977 gene encoding protein STRUBBELIG-RECEPTOR FAMILY 6-like, producing the protein MSVDPWLMLMLMFISSTCTLVINGDTDPNDVSTLMSLFQSMNSPSQLNWPANGNDPCGQSWTGITCSGNRITEIKLPGRGISGTLSYNLQSLTALTNLDLSNNNLGGTIPYSFPQQTLQHLNLANNNFNGGIPYVFSDIPSLISLNLGHNQLNQGLSMSFQKLTSLTTLDVSSNSFTGELPQTMNALSSINTMNLQNNQFTGTINILADLPLQNLNIENNHFTGWIPEQLKNINLRKNGNSWSSGPAPPPPPGTPPINKNNGNHKSGEPKTSSGSGSSDGSKKSGIGGGAIAGIVISILVVGAIVAFFLVKKRSKKSSGDVEKLDNRPLAPHTSNEVHEMNSTQTSSVIDLKTFDTSAASINLKPPPHKSFDEDESPKKPAVVKKTVAPPANLKSYSIADLQIATGSFSVDQLLGEGSFGRVYRAQFDDGKVLAVKKIDSSVLPNNLSEDFMEIVSNLSHLHHPNVTELVGYCSEHGQHLLVYEFHKNGSLHEFLHLPDEFIKPLIWNSRVKIALGIARALEYLHEVCSPSIVHKNIKAANILLDTDLNPHLDSGLASYIPNANQVLNNNAGSGYEAPEVGMSGQYTLKSDVYSFGVVMLELLSGRKPFDSSRSRFEQSLVRWATPQLHDIDALAKMVDPALEGLYPVKSLSRFADVIALCVQPEPEFRPPMSEVVQALVRLVQRTNMSKRTFGTDQGGSNRGGDDQDTLDM; encoded by the exons ATGTCGGTGGATCCATGGCTGATGCTGATGTTGATGTTCATCAGCAGCACTTGTACTCTTGTCATCAATGGTGACACAGATCCAAATGATG TCTCTACTTTAATGTCTTTGTTTCAAAGCATGAACTCACCGTCCCAGCTAAATTGGCCGGCCAATGGCAATGATCCTTGTGGACAATCTTGGACAGGCATCACTTGCTCAGGCAACCGAATCACCGAAAT TAAGTTACCTGGTCGTGGAATATCCGGAACTTTGAGTTACAATCTACAATCCCTGACAGCTCTGACCAACCT AGATTTGAGTAACAACAATCTTGGTGGCACTATACCGTACTCGTTTCCTCAACAAACATTGCAGCACTT AAATCTTgctaataataatttcaatggaGGGATACCTTATGTTTTTTCTGATATTCCTTCTCTTATAAGCCT GAATCTTGGTCACAATCAACTCAACCAAGGACTGTCTATGAGCTTTCAAAAGCTTACTTCCCTTACTACATT GGACGTTTCTTCCAATTCTTTTACTGGAGAGCTCCCTCAGACTATGAACGCACTATCAAGCATAAACACCAT gAATCTACAAAACAACCAATTTACAGGAACCATCAATATCCTTGCTGATCTTCCTCTTCAAAATTT GAATATCGAAAACAATCATTTTACCGGCTGGATACCAGAACAGTTGAAAAACATAAACCTACG AAAGAATGGTAATTCGTGGAGCTCTGGACCTGCACCCCCACCTCCTCCTGGTACACCTccaataaacaaaaacaatggTAATCACAAGTCTGGTGAACCTAAAACCTCGTCAGGTTCTGGTTCAAGTGACGGAAGCAAAAAATCCGGTATAGGAGGTGGTGCCATTGCTGGAATAGTGATCTCGATCTTAGTTGTTGGCGCAATAGTAGCATTCTTTCTGGTGAAGAAAAGATCCAAGAAGTCGTCTGGAGATGTGGAAAAGCTAGACAATCGACCCTTGGCTCCTCATACTTCAAATGAAGTGCATG AAATGAATTCAACGCAAACTTCTTCTGTAATTGACTTGAAGACATTTGATACTTCTGCGGCCTCAATAAATCTTAAACCCCCTCCTCATAAATCGTTTGATGAAGACGAGTCTCCAAAGAAGCCCGCTGTTGTCAAGAAGACCGTAGCACCTCCTGCAAATCTGAAATCATATTCTATTGCTGACCTACAGATTGCTACGGGAAGCTTCAGTGTTGATCAACTTCTCGGCGAGGGGTCTTTTGGACGTGTATACCGTGCTCAATTTGATGATGGAAAG GTTCTTGCTGTGAAGAAGATAGATTCATCTGTCCTTCCTAATAATTTGTCTGAAGATTTTATGGAGATAGTTTCTAATCTTTCCCATTTGCATCATCCGAATGTGACGGAGCTTGTAGGTTATTGTTCAGAGCATGGACAACACCTCTTAGTCTATGAGTTTCACAAAAATGGATCACTGCATGAATTCCTTCACCTCCCTGATGAGTTCATTAAACCGTTGATATGGAATTCACGTGTCAAGATTGCTTTGGGAATTGCACGCGCTTTAGA GTACCTACATGAAGTTTGTTCGCCATCAATTGTTCATAAGAATATAAAGGCAGCCAACATATTGCTTGATACTGATCTTAATCCTCATCTAGACAGTGGATTGGCCAGCTATATTCCAAATGCAAACCAG GTATTGAACAATAATGCTGGATCTGGATACGAGGCTCCAGAAGTCGGGATGTCTGGTCAGTATACTCTTAAGAGTGATGTCTATAGCTTTGGAGTTGTCATGTTGGAGCTTCTAAGTGGACGCAAACCATTTGATAG TTCAAGATCAAGATTTGAGCAGTCGTTGGTTCGATGGGCGACACCTCAACTCCATGATATTGATGCATTGGCTAAAATGGTTGATCCTGCACTAGAAGGACTATACCCTGTCAAGTCCCTTTCTCGATTCGCTGATGTCATTGCTCTTTGTGTTCAG CCGGAACCTGAATTCCGACCACCTATGTCAGAAGTGGTTCAAGCACTAGTTCGGTTAGTGCAACGAACCAACATGAGCAAACGTACATTTGGAACTGATCAAGGAGGATCCAACCGAGGAGGTGATGACCAAGACACCCTAGACATGTAA
- the LOC123882978 gene encoding 26S proteasome regulatory subunit 7, translating into MAIDNEELKDEKNPRPLDEDDIALLKTYGLGPYSTGIKKVEKEIKDMAKKVNDLCGIKESDTGLAAPSQWDLVSDKQMMQEEQPLQVARCTKIINPNSEDAKYVINVKQIAKFVVGLGDKVSPTDIEEGMRVGVDRNKYQIQIPLPPKIDPSVTMMTVEEKPDVTYNDVGGCKEQIEKMREVVELPMLHPEKFVKLGIDPPKGVLCYGPPGTGKTLLARAVANRTDACFIRVIGSELVQKYVGEGARMVRELFQMARSKKACIVFFDEVDAIGGARFDDGVGGDNEVQRTMLEIVNQLDGFDARGNIKVLMATNRPDTLDPALLRPGRLDRKVEFGLPDLESRTQIFKIHTRTMNCERDIRFELLARLCPNSTGADIRSVCTEAGMYAIRARRKTVTEKDFLDAVNKVIKGYQKFSATPKYMVYN; encoded by the exons ATGGCGATCGATAATGAAGAATTGAAGGACGAAAAGAATCCTCGCCCACTCGACGAGGATGACATCGCTCTTCTTAAAACCTAT GGTTTGGGACCTTATTCCACAGGCATAAAAAAAGTGGAGAAGGAAATCAAAGATATGGCAAAGAAAGTGAATGACTTATGTG GTATCAAGGAGTCTGATACTGGTTTAGCTGCACCAAGTCAGTGGGATCTTGTTTCTGATAAGCAGATGATGCAGGAGGAGCAGCCTCTTCAG GTTGCAAGATgcacaaaaattataaatccaAACTCCGAGGATGCCAAATATGTTATCAATGTGAAGCAAATTGCTAAG TTTGTTGTTGGGCTCGGAGACAAGGTTTCCCCCACAGACATAGAGGAAGGAATGCGTGTTGG TGTTGATAGAAACAAATATCAGATTCAGATTCCTTTGCCTCCAAAAATTGATCCAAGTGTTACAATGATGACAGTTGAAGAGAAACCAGATGTGACATATAATGATGTTGGTGGTTGTAAGGAACAGATTGAAAAGATGCGTGAA GTTGTTGAACTTCCCATGCTTCATCCAGAGAAATTTGTCAAGCTTGGAATTGATCCTCCAAAGGGCGTGCTTTGTTATGGTCCACCAGGAACTGGCAAAACACTTCTAGCCAGGGCTGTTGCTAATAGAACTGATGCCTGTTTTATTAGGGTCATTGGAAGTGAACTAGTTCAGAAATATGTTGGTGAGGGAGCTCGGATGGTTCGTGAACTATTTCAG ATGGCTCGTTCAAAGAAGGCATGCATTGTGTTTTTTGATGAAGTGGATGCAATTGGAGGTGCACGATTTGATGATGGTGTTGGTGGTGATAATGAGGTTCAGCGAACTATGCTTGAAATTGTGAATCAGCTTGATGGGTTTGATGCTCGAGGAAACATCAAAGTTTTGATGGCAACAAACAG GCCCGACACTCTGGACCCAGCACTATTACGACCTGGACGATTGGATCGTAAAGTTGAATTTGGCCTTCCTGATTTAGAGAGTAGGACACAGATATTCAAGATTCACACAAGAACCATGAACTGTGAAAGGGATATTCGTTTTGAACTTCTAGCTCGGCTTTGCCCAAACTCTACCG GAGCTGATATAAGGAGTGTATGCACAGAAGCTGGTATGTATGCTATCCGCGCCCGAAGGAAGACTGTAACAGAGAAAGACTTCCTTGATGCAGTGAATAAAGTCATCAAAGGGTACCAGAAGTTCAGTGCCACTCCCAAATATATGGTCTAcaattga